The following proteins come from a genomic window of Salinicoccus sp. RF5:
- a CDS encoding ZIP family metal transporter, whose amino-acid sequence MIDTFMGFDPWLQALLATLFTWITTGLGAAVVFFTKEVNEKFLDTMLGFAGGVMIAASFWSLLAPAIEHSQNHFIGEWFPPAVGFLLGGLFIYAFDQLIPHAHRNAPEDRMEGWRAEKKRRSTLLVSSLTLHNIPEGLAIGIAFGAVSANGEGAAMAAGAATLALGIGIQNIPEGMAVAMPLRGEGMSRTKSFFLGWMSAVVEPISAVIGVLAISFLDPVLPYALALGAGAMIFVVVEEVIPSTQENGHSDLAAMSLMLGFTLMMILDVALG is encoded by the coding sequence ATGATAGATACATTTATGGGGTTCGACCCGTGGCTGCAGGCACTCTTAGCCACACTGTTCACATGGATTACGACAGGACTTGGTGCAGCCGTCGTGTTTTTCACAAAAGAAGTGAATGAAAAATTCCTCGATACGATGCTCGGCTTTGCCGGCGGTGTCATGATTGCAGCGAGCTTCTGGTCTTTGCTTGCTCCCGCAATTGAACACAGCCAGAACCACTTCATCGGTGAGTGGTTCCCTCCAGCCGTTGGGTTTCTGCTCGGCGGACTGTTCATATACGCATTCGACCAGCTGATCCCTCACGCGCATAGGAATGCGCCTGAAGACAGGATGGAGGGGTGGCGTGCCGAGAAGAAGAGGCGGAGCACACTGCTCGTCTCTTCCCTGACATTGCACAACATCCCGGAAGGCCTCGCCATCGGTATCGCATTCGGCGCCGTCTCCGCCAATGGGGAAGGGGCCGCCATGGCAGCAGGAGCCGCTACTTTAGCGCTTGGTATCGGTATCCAGAATATCCCGGAAGGCATGGCTGTCGCCATGCCGCTCCGTGGTGAGGGGATGTCACGTACGAAAAGTTTCTTCCTGGGCTGGATGTCGGCTGTTGTCGAGCCGATCTCAGCGGTCATCGGGGTCCTCGCCATTTCATTCTTGGATCCGGTTCTGCCGTACGCGCTCGCACTTGGTGCAGGTGCGATGATCTTTGTCGTCGTCGAAGAAGTCATCCCAAGTACACAGGAAAACGGCCATTCCGACCTTGCCGCCATGAGTCTCATGCTCGGCTTCACCCTCATGATGATCCTCGATGTCGCACTCGGATAG
- a CDS encoding CoA transferase subunit A has product MESKISNIESALESVKDGDILMVGGFGLIGAPLSLIDHLTTVNLRDLTVISNNVGEAGKGLGLLLDQGKLKKAVGSYFTSNREVAKWYNAGKLELDLLPQGTLSEAIRAGGAGLGGFYTKTGVGTDLAKGKETKEIDGETYLFEKSLKADVALIRAHKADKLGNLVYYKTARNFNPMMATAAKYVVAEVDEIVEPGELNPEEVVTQHLYVDKIVLAEQILTKDGVIHK; this is encoded by the coding sequence ATGGAATCGAAAATTTCGAATATAGAATCAGCATTGGAATCCGTCAAAGATGGTGACATCCTGATGGTCGGTGGCTTTGGACTGATCGGGGCGCCTTTGTCGCTCATCGATCATCTGACTACAGTGAACTTAAGAGATTTGACCGTCATCAGCAATAATGTCGGAGAAGCAGGGAAAGGCCTCGGACTTCTTCTTGATCAAGGGAAGTTGAAAAAAGCAGTCGGCTCCTACTTCACGAGCAATCGAGAAGTTGCAAAGTGGTACAATGCCGGAAAGCTTGAACTCGACCTGCTTCCTCAAGGAACTCTGAGCGAAGCCATCCGTGCCGGGGGTGCCGGACTCGGGGGGTTCTATACTAAAACGGGGGTCGGTACGGACCTTGCGAAAGGGAAAGAGACAAAAGAGATAGACGGGGAAACCTATCTTTTCGAAAAATCCCTGAAAGCTGACGTGGCACTAATCCGAGCCCATAAAGCAGATAAACTTGGAAACCTGGTCTATTATAAGACAGCCCGCAACTTCAACCCGATGATGGCGACAGCAGCAAAATATGTTGTTGCGGAAGTTGATGAAATAGTTGAACCTGGGGAACTTAATCCTGAGGAAGTCGTGACACAGCATCTGTATGTCGATAAAATTGTACTGGCTGAACAGATTCTTACGAAAGATGGGGTGATCCATAAATGA
- a CDS encoding thioesterase family protein produces MEPGYTAEKEIQIMYADTDMMGVIYHGNYLKWFEVGRMQLIEDIGYDYVAMEREGYYAPVYNVDVTYKKALKYGDRASVRTWIEENTGIRTTYGYQVVNAAGEVCTEGTTTHIVVKKVDGEFKPVPFKKIFPEWFRKYEEIKVEK; encoded by the coding sequence ATGGAGCCGGGCTACACTGCTGAGAAGGAAATACAGATCATGTATGCAGATACGGATATGATGGGTGTCATCTACCACGGCAATTACCTGAAATGGTTTGAGGTGGGACGCATGCAGCTCATCGAGGACATCGGCTACGACTATGTCGCGATGGAGCGCGAAGGATACTACGCTCCCGTCTATAATGTCGACGTCACCTACAAGAAAGCATTGAAATACGGGGACCGTGCTTCGGTACGTACATGGATCGAAGAGAATACCGGAATACGGACGACATATGGCTACCAGGTCGTCAACGCTGCTGGAGAAGTATGTACGGAAGGGACAACCACCCACATCGTCGTCAAAAAAGTGGACGGCGAATTCAAACCGGTTCCCTTCAAGAAAATCTTCCCGGAATGGTTCAGGAAATACGAAGAGATAAAAGTGGAGAAATGA
- a CDS encoding SDR family oxidoreductase gives MKVLVIGANGQVGHQLVEKLKDKGHQPVAMVRKEEQVEQFKEKGIDTVLGDLQKDFSHAFEDVDSVVFAAGSGGDTGADMTVLIDQEGAIESVDNAKKAGVKHFVMLSSMGADAPKDADQMQHYLYAKHRADEHLKASGLDFTILRPGMLTNDSGTGKVRLFEGGTEIAEIPREDVANVLAHIVDTNKPEGKTYYLHEGDTPVEDTL, from the coding sequence ATGAAAGTACTTGTTATTGGTGCAAATGGCCAGGTCGGCCATCAACTTGTAGAAAAGCTGAAAGATAAGGGTCATCAGCCTGTTGCGATGGTCCGCAAGGAAGAACAGGTGGAACAGTTCAAGGAGAAGGGTATCGATACGGTGCTCGGTGACCTGCAGAAAGACTTCTCCCATGCATTCGAAGACGTTGATTCCGTTGTATTCGCAGCAGGGTCCGGTGGCGACACAGGAGCCGATATGACCGTGCTGATCGACCAGGAAGGCGCGATAGAATCCGTGGACAATGCAAAAAAAGCCGGTGTCAAACACTTCGTCATGCTCAGTTCCATGGGTGCAGACGCACCTAAAGATGCTGATCAGATGCAGCATTACCTGTATGCCAAACACCGTGCAGATGAGCATCTCAAAGCTTCAGGACTTGATTTCACCATCCTTCGTCCAGGTATGCTGACGAACGATTCGGGCACAGGCAAAGTCAGACTCTTTGAAGGCGGCACTGAAATCGCTGAGATTCCTAGGGAAGACGTAGCAAATGTACTGGCCCACATCGTAGACACAAACAAGCCGGAAGGTAAGACTTATTATCTCCACGAAGGCGACACACCAGTGGAAGACACATTATAG
- a CDS encoding aldo/keto reductase: MLNRKYDLNDGSTLPEIGLGTVNIRGAKGVNSIVTAIEENGYRLIDTSTNYNNEGAVGEAIRRTDVPREQLIISSKLPGSAHDYDKAIMMIQESLYRIGIDYFDKYLVHWPLPKQDKYVEAWQALIDAQKFGLIKTIGVSNFLAEHLERLIDETGVTPATNQIERHPYFNNKELVETNKKHGILTEAWSPFGRKINDVLENPVIKEIADKYAKSPAQVIIRWNVQNGVLVIPKSDSKAHQWENLDVYGFELTEEDLEAIDALDKGEPGRVEDQHPNEYEEYV; this comes from the coding sequence ATGTTGAATAGAAAATATGACCTTAATGATGGCAGTACATTGCCGGAGATTGGCCTGGGCACGGTGAATATACGAGGGGCCAAAGGTGTGAACAGTATTGTGACGGCCATTGAAGAGAACGGCTACCGCCTCATCGACACCTCCACGAACTACAACAATGAAGGGGCGGTGGGAGAAGCCATCCGACGTACAGATGTGCCGCGCGAACAGCTGATCATCAGTTCCAAGCTTCCGGGCTCGGCGCATGACTATGATAAGGCAATAATGATGATCCAGGAGTCGCTGTACCGTATCGGTATCGATTACTTCGATAAATACCTCGTCCATTGGCCTTTGCCGAAACAGGATAAATATGTCGAGGCATGGCAGGCACTGATCGACGCCCAGAAGTTCGGGCTGATCAAGACCATCGGAGTATCGAACTTCCTCGCCGAACACCTCGAGCGCCTCATCGACGAAACCGGTGTCACACCAGCAACCAACCAGATTGAACGCCACCCATATTTCAACAATAAGGAACTGGTTGAAACGAACAAAAAGCATGGCATACTGACCGAGGCGTGGAGTCCATTCGGACGAAAGATCAATGATGTTCTTGAAAACCCGGTGATAAAGGAAATCGCCGATAAATATGCCAAGTCCCCGGCGCAGGTCATCATACGATGGAATGTTCAGAACGGGGTCCTGGTCATACCGAAATCCGATTCCAAAGCCCACCAGTGGGAGAACCTCGATGTGTACGGGTTCGAATTGACGGAGGAAGACCTCGAAGCGATAGATGCCCTGGACAAAGGAGAGCCGGGCAGGGTGGAGGACCAGCATCCGAATGAATATGAAGAATATGTATAG
- a CDS encoding EamA family transporter, producing the protein MKASLAPVIILIAAILWGTVGTAKIYLPQGVDSISIGAMRLIIGSLVLLIIARLLGQLTFRGWPVKIVLTAGLAMALFQPFFFNAVTLTGVAVGTVASIGSAPVFSGLIEWLFFKVRPGRVWWVSTTLAITGCAILMFNTGSITVDPLGILSGLGAGISFASYTIMNSRLVQNHHPIATAAIVFTISALMLTPFLMLNDQSWMITPSGISVALYIGLFGTGLAYFLFAYGLKYVKSSSAVTLALAEPLTASLLGVLFVGEVLALWSWVGLLMLLMGLAILALQSRKRPRQMDMHT; encoded by the coding sequence ATGAAAGCCAGTCTCGCCCCTGTAATCATTCTCATCGCCGCAATACTATGGGGGACTGTAGGTACAGCGAAGATATACCTGCCGCAAGGCGTCGACAGCATATCGATCGGAGCCATGCGTCTGATCATCGGCAGCCTCGTCCTCCTCATCATCGCCCGGCTGCTCGGGCAGCTGACCTTCAGGGGATGGCCTGTAAAAATCGTGCTCACCGCCGGACTTGCCATGGCACTCTTCCAGCCCTTCTTCTTCAATGCAGTCACACTCACCGGTGTCGCAGTCGGTACGGTCGCCTCAATCGGCAGCGCGCCCGTGTTCTCAGGGCTGATCGAATGGCTGTTCTTCAAAGTCCGTCCCGGTCGTGTATGGTGGGTTTCCACCACCCTTGCCATCACAGGATGTGCCATCCTGATGTTCAACACGGGATCGATCACCGTCGATCCACTCGGCATCCTTTCCGGTCTTGGAGCGGGCATATCCTTCGCCAGCTATACGATAATGAACTCCAGGCTTGTGCAGAACCATCATCCAATCGCCACTGCCGCCATCGTCTTTACGATCAGCGCACTGATGCTCACGCCATTCCTGATGCTCAATGACCAGTCTTGGATGATAACCCCAAGCGGCATCTCCGTGGCCCTCTACATCGGCCTGTTCGGCACGGGGCTCGCCTATTTCCTGTTCGCCTATGGCCTGAAATATGTAAAGTCCTCTTCCGCCGTCACACTCGCACTCGCCGAGCCATTGACCGCCTCCCTGCTCGGGGTGCTGTTTGTCGGGGAAGTGCTTGCGCTCTGGTCCTGGGTCGGCCTCCTCATGCTCCTGATGGGACTCGCCATCCTGGCGCTCCAGTCGAGGAAGCGTCCGCGGCAGATGGATATGCACACTTAA
- a CDS encoding DUF3237 domain-containing protein, with the protein MRELPQPELKLLGHMELSVAKPHLPGKTPIGTRRIIQVTGGKFEGEYFNATVLPGGDDWITVREDGTIIQDVRITLETDDNEIILMTYRGIRTGPAEVLSRLDQGENVDPDEYYFRTSPVFETASEKYHWLNNRIFISNGIRLPEGVSYSIYTVE; encoded by the coding sequence ATGAGAGAATTACCACAGCCTGAACTGAAGCTCCTTGGACACATGGAGCTTTCTGTAGCCAAACCCCATCTCCCAGGAAAGACACCTATCGGCACCCGTCGCATCATCCAAGTGACAGGTGGAAAGTTTGAAGGCGAATATTTCAACGCCACAGTCCTGCCAGGCGGGGATGACTGGATTACCGTACGGGAAGACGGCACAATCATCCAGGATGTGAGAATCACCCTGGAAACGGATGACAATGAAATTATACTCATGACCTACAGAGGCATACGTACAGGGCCTGCCGAAGTGCTCTCCCGGTTGGACCAGGGCGAGAATGTGGATCCGGATGAATATTATTTCCGTACCAGTCCCGTGTTTGAAACCGCCAGTGAAAAATATCATTGGCTGAACAATCGTATATTCATCTCCAACGGCATCCGTCTGCCCGAAGGAGTAAGCTACTCAATATATACTGTGGAATAG
- the nhaC gene encoding Na+/H+ antiporter NhaC translates to MEKQREKKDFNIFMALLPLLLMITAMGTAVIWLEQDPHLPLIFGTASAAIVAMLYGYKWKEIEDMMYKGIRLALPAIVIIILVGLVIGSWIGGGIVATMIYYGLALISPALFLVTITVLCAIVALSIGSSWSTMATVGVAGMGIGMSMGIPPAMVAGAVISGSYFGDKMSPMSDTTNLASGLTNTDLFVHIKHMFYTTIPGLIIALTAFFFLGRQFGGQGNANDAEIAGMMQSLDGQFIISPWLLLVPLAVIVCIAFKMAAIPALIVGIVLGFLCHIIVQGGDLGTAIATLQGGYVIESNNDMINELFNNGGLESMMYTVSMTIVAMTFAGILEYSGMLQAIMKQVIKIAKGTLGIVTSTIVAAFATNATCSEQYISIVVPSRMFLRTYIEKNLHSKNLSRALEDGGTLTSVFIPWNTCGVFIYGVLGVAAWEYAPYAIFNLVVPFISILLAATGIGIEKISDEEREDFLDKHYGEEKTKESLTPETV, encoded by the coding sequence ATGGAAAAACAAAGGGAAAAAAAAGACTTCAACATATTCATGGCACTATTGCCGCTGCTGCTCATGATTACAGCAATGGGAACGGCGGTCATCTGGCTGGAACAGGACCCACATCTGCCGCTCATTTTTGGTACCGCTTCCGCAGCGATTGTGGCCATGCTCTACGGATATAAATGGAAAGAAATCGAGGATATGATGTATAAGGGCATCCGCCTGGCACTGCCGGCAATCGTCATCATCATACTCGTCGGCCTCGTCATCGGTTCATGGATCGGCGGGGGCATCGTCGCCACAATGATCTACTACGGCCTGGCGCTGATCAGTCCGGCGCTGTTCCTGGTCACGATCACAGTGCTCTGTGCGATTGTGGCACTGTCCATCGGCAGCTCCTGGTCCACGATGGCAACGGTCGGCGTCGCAGGGATGGGCATCGGCATGAGCATGGGGATTCCGCCGGCGATGGTAGCAGGTGCAGTCATATCCGGCTCCTATTTCGGCGACAAGATGTCCCCGATGTCGGATACGACGAACCTTGCTTCGGGCCTCACGAATACGGATCTTTTCGTACATATCAAGCACATGTTCTATACGACCATTCCGGGGCTCATCATCGCACTGACGGCCTTCTTCTTCCTCGGCCGCCAATTCGGAGGCCAGGGCAATGCCAATGATGCTGAGATTGCCGGTATGATGCAGTCGCTTGATGGACAGTTCATCATTTCTCCGTGGCTCCTGCTCGTTCCGCTTGCAGTCATCGTATGCATCGCTTTCAAGATGGCGGCCATCCCTGCACTGATCGTCGGCATCGTCCTAGGCTTCCTCTGCCATATCATTGTACAGGGCGGAGACCTGGGGACTGCGATCGCCACATTGCAGGGTGGCTATGTCATCGAATCCAATAACGATATGATCAATGAACTATTCAACAACGGCGGCCTCGAATCAATGATGTATACGGTATCGATGACCATCGTGGCCATGACCTTCGCCGGCATCCTGGAGTACAGCGGCATGCTGCAGGCCATTATGAAACAGGTCATCAAAATAGCCAAAGGGACACTCGGCATCGTCACTTCGACGATCGTCGCTGCGTTCGCAACGAATGCAACGTGTTCGGAGCAATATATATCCATCGTCGTCCCTTCACGAATGTTTTTGCGGACCTATATCGAAAAGAACCTGCACTCGAAGAACCTTTCACGTGCACTTGAAGATGGTGGCACACTGACCTCCGTCTTCATCCCGTGGAATACATGCGGTGTCTTCATCTATGGCGTGCTCGGTGTCGCAGCCTGGGAATATGCGCCTTACGCGATATTCAATCTGGTCGTGCCGTTCATCTCCATCCTCCTTGCCGCCACAGGCATCGGCATCGAAAAGATATCCGATGAGGAGCGGGAGGACTTCTTGGACAAGCATTATGGTGAAGAGAAAACGAAGGAATCATTGACTCCTGAAACGGTGTAG
- a CDS encoding 3-oxoacid CoA-transferase subunit B: MSMKEMIAERAAHALEEYSIVNLGIGVPTLVANYLDKEKYYLHTENGLLGVTSVDEEDIDPNLVNAGKLPVGEAVGASYFHSADSFAMIRGSHVDVAILGVLQVDESGQVANWAIPGKDIIGVGGAMDLLVGAKKVIITTNHTAKDGSPKFLKECTYPITSTRKVDMIITDLAVFERTGDVFELIELMGDTTLEQVEQNTEAHFTVNEELKRSLQS, translated from the coding sequence ATGAGTATGAAAGAGATGATAGCAGAACGTGCTGCCCATGCCCTTGAAGAATACTCTATCGTCAATCTTGGTATCGGGGTGCCCACCCTGGTTGCCAACTACCTGGATAAAGAAAAATACTACCTTCATACGGAAAATGGACTGCTTGGCGTCACATCCGTAGATGAAGAAGACATTGACCCGAATCTGGTCAATGCAGGCAAACTGCCAGTAGGAGAAGCTGTAGGAGCAAGCTATTTCCATAGCGCCGATTCCTTTGCGATGATTCGTGGATCCCATGTGGATGTTGCCATCCTCGGTGTGCTCCAGGTTGATGAGAGCGGCCAGGTGGCAAACTGGGCAATCCCCGGAAAAGATATCATTGGTGTTGGAGGTGCGATGGACCTTCTGGTCGGAGCGAAGAAGGTCATCATTACAACAAACCACACTGCGAAAGACGGCTCTCCAAAGTTCTTGAAAGAATGCACATATCCCATCACTTCGACCAGGAAGGTTGACATGATCATTACAGACCTGGCGGTCTTTGAAAGAACGGGAGATGTATTCGAGTTGATCGAACTGATGGGTGATACGACCCTTGAACAAGTTGAACAGAATACCGAAGCTCATTTCACAGTCAATGAAGAGCTTAAAAGGAGTTTGCAATCATGA
- a CDS encoding acetyl-CoA C-acyltransferase, with translation MKEVVIVDAVRTPIGRYKGALKSVRPDDLGAAVIKALVDRNPLLDVNQIDEVIFGNANGAGEENRNVARMSTLIAGLPETVSGTTVNRLCGSSLDTVSMAARSILTGEIDVAIAGGVESMSRAPFVMLKPEKEYPRGNMELVDTTIGWRFPHPKIEEEYGIDSMPQTAENVAQRYSISREDQDNFAYESQKRAKAAMEAKKFKQQMIPITITDRKGNETIVDTDEHPRPETTLEKLGQLRPIFKNGTVTAGNASGVNDGASALLVMSREKADALGLEPLVKYVFSSTAGVEPSVMGLGPINSTRKLLEKTGRSVEDIGLVELNEAFASQSLECINQLGLDQSIVNVNGGAISFGHPLGASGARILTDLIYEMKRRGTRTGLATMCIGVGQGISLMVDNIE, from the coding sequence ATGAAGGAAGTTGTTATCGTTGATGCCGTGAGGACACCTATCGGCAGGTATAAAGGTGCACTCAAATCCGTTCGGCCTGATGATCTTGGTGCAGCGGTGATCAAAGCCCTCGTAGATAGAAACCCGCTCCTTGATGTCAATCAGATAGACGAGGTCATATTCGGAAATGCCAATGGTGCAGGTGAAGAGAACAGGAATGTTGCACGTATGTCCACTCTTATTGCGGGATTGCCTGAAACAGTGAGCGGTACAACAGTCAACCGGCTTTGCGGTTCCAGCCTGGACACTGTATCGATGGCTGCCCGCTCAATCCTGACTGGAGAAATAGATGTCGCAATTGCCGGTGGTGTGGAAAGCATGTCCCGTGCTCCTTTCGTCATGCTCAAACCAGAAAAGGAATATCCGCGCGGAAACATGGAACTCGTCGATACGACCATCGGCTGGCGCTTCCCACACCCCAAAATCGAAGAGGAATATGGTATTGACTCCATGCCCCAGACTGCTGAGAATGTTGCGCAACGTTATTCCATTTCAAGAGAAGACCAGGATAATTTTGCGTATGAAAGTCAGAAGCGGGCGAAGGCGGCTATGGAAGCGAAAAAATTCAAGCAGCAAATGATACCTATCACAATTACGGATAGAAAAGGCAACGAAACGATTGTCGATACGGACGAACATCCACGTCCCGAAACTACACTGGAAAAGCTTGGACAGCTCCGCCCCATCTTCAAAAATGGTACTGTCACAGCAGGCAACGCCTCGGGAGTGAATGATGGCGCCAGTGCACTGCTGGTCATGTCCAGGGAAAAGGCCGACGCACTCGGCCTCGAACCTCTCGTGAAGTATGTATTCTCATCGACAGCCGGTGTAGAACCTTCCGTCATGGGACTTGGGCCGATCAATTCCACCAGGAAGCTCCTTGAGAAGACGGGGCGGTCTGTTGAAGACATCGGCCTTGTAGAACTGAATGAAGCCTTCGCTTCTCAGTCACTGGAATGCATCAACCAGCTCGGGCTGGACCAATCCATCGTCAACGTCAATGGTGGTGCCATCAGTTTTGGCCATCCCCTTGGGGCAAGTGGCGCACGCATCCTGACAGACCTCATCTATGAGATGAAACGCCGGGGGACCAGGACCGGCCTTGCCACGATGTGTATCGGTGTCGGTCAGGGCATATCCCTCATGGTCGACAATATCGAGTAA
- a CDS encoding dioxygenase codes for MTQEMTKHLPTTKNERVEEVFDLFIKHMQAFLEEAKLNHEEYTNFVNWADRLGKSGELPLYADVFLETHVLQAMYTELPGTQPSLLGPYYVDDAPFVEADEEGIIDLPKRENEPGDVLYFSGTVKSVEGEPLANAEVDYWQNDNSAKYSNFDSDAPDYNLRGRFKTDENGKFTVKTIQAVPYPIPDQGPTGEFLGYMEQHPMRPAHLHIMFKAPGHETLITQVFFEGDEWMETDVAEGVRDELITQLQEKDGYKEAQLEFVMRKDQ; via the coding sequence ATGACACAAGAAATGACAAAACACTTGCCTACCACAAAAAATGAAAGGGTTGAAGAGGTTTTCGATCTATTCATCAAGCACATGCAGGCTTTCCTGGAAGAAGCCAAGCTGAACCATGAAGAGTATACAAACTTCGTCAACTGGGCAGACCGCCTGGGCAAATCTGGGGAACTTCCACTCTATGCCGATGTATTCCTGGAAACACACGTCCTGCAGGCGATGTACACGGAACTGCCAGGCACACAGCCTTCATTGCTCGGCCCCTATTATGTAGATGACGCGCCGTTCGTTGAGGCAGATGAAGAGGGCATCATTGACCTGCCTAAACGCGAAAATGAACCAGGCGATGTTCTCTACTTCTCCGGAACAGTCAAAAGTGTCGAGGGTGAACCATTGGCAAATGCTGAGGTTGACTATTGGCAGAATGACAACTCGGCAAAGTATTCCAACTTTGATTCAGATGCCCCAGATTATAATCTGCGCGGCCGTTTCAAAACCGATGAAAATGGCAAATTCACTGTCAAGACCATCCAAGCCGTGCCTTATCCGATTCCTGACCAGGGTCCTACAGGAGAATTCCTCGGCTATATGGAACAGCACCCTATGCGTCCTGCCCACCTGCATATCATGTTTAAGGCACCGGGCCATGAGACACTGATCACACAAGTATTCTTTGAAGGCGACGAATGGATGGAAACGGATGTAGCAGAAGGTGTACGCGATGAACTCATTACACAACTGCAGGAAAAAGATGGGTATAAAGAAGCCCAGCTTGAGTTTGTAATGCGTAAAGACCAATAG
- a CDS encoding IclR family transcriptional regulator C-terminal domain-containing protein, whose protein sequence is MVNEKIEYNADHLQTLEKGLKVIEAFNGQEYLTISSAAKSVGISRPTARRALITLVNLGYAQMLDNRFYLTPKVLSLGYSYMTARDSWEITTTLLRDLSKQTNESSSIAKLVNEEIIYIGRVPANKIMKISLNIGTHLPAFATSMGKVLLAHLDEEALDDYFSKADLKPLTPYTVHQEDELRKEFEMIRERGWAISENQLEIGLMSIAAPIRNMRGEVIAAINCSTNSSITSREEMVEEYLEPLLRTADLISKNTEIELPF, encoded by the coding sequence ATGGTGAACGAAAAGATTGAATATAATGCGGATCATCTTCAAACTTTGGAAAAAGGACTTAAAGTAATAGAAGCCTTCAATGGGCAAGAGTATCTGACGATATCCAGTGCTGCAAAAAGTGTCGGGATTTCACGTCCTACCGCAAGGCGGGCACTGATAACACTGGTCAACCTGGGCTATGCCCAGATGCTGGACAACAGGTTTTATCTGACCCCTAAAGTGCTTTCCCTTGGGTATTCCTACATGACTGCACGTGACAGTTGGGAAATAACTACGACGCTTCTCAGGGACCTGTCGAAGCAGACGAATGAATCGAGTTCAATCGCCAAGCTCGTGAACGAGGAAATTATCTATATCGGTCGTGTGCCGGCAAATAAAATCATGAAGATCTCCTTGAATATAGGGACTCATCTGCCGGCTTTCGCAACCTCGATGGGCAAGGTGCTGCTCGCGCATCTGGACGAAGAAGCGCTTGATGATTATTTCAGCAAAGCCGACCTCAAGCCATTGACGCCGTATACCGTCCATCAAGAAGACGAATTGAGGAAAGAATTTGAAATGATAAGGGAACGGGGGTGGGCCATCAGTGAAAACCAGCTGGAGATCGGTCTCATGTCGATTGCAGCACCAATCCGCAACATGCGTGGAGAAGTGATTGCAGCCATAAACTGTTCGACTAACTCCTCCATCACTAGCCGTGAGGAAATGGTGGAAGAATATCTCGAACCGCTTCTTAGAACGGCAGACCTTATCAGTAAAAATACGGAAATAGAATTGCCATTTTAA
- a CDS encoding alpha/beta fold hydrolase codes for MTEKIALENKQLNIHPVKNADSPPLVVLIHGLTGNYLQMHHFQSHLSDRYDTVSYDLSGRGDSDLQKAPTDIHQHTDDLMQFLNKTDYSTFILIGYSMGGYIALEAAAKMKGIEKVILLDGGGEAGENTSNLVLPSLGRLDKKFESVDAYREMMQQSYGALGVEWSSIMDKVIEHEVENIDGTVQHKSDYSLTKQDFESFYEFPHADVYKNVKAPVFLIICTGAIKDGIPLFSKDGYDKMLSTVPSIKSSTYDINHYEIVFNEQNDLNQEIDDFLKKE; via the coding sequence ATGACAGAGAAGATTGCACTTGAAAATAAACAATTGAACATCCATCCTGTAAAGAACGCAGACAGCCCCCCACTTGTGGTACTGATTCACGGCCTTACCGGAAACTATCTGCAGATGCATCATTTCCAGTCCCACCTTTCAGACCGCTATGACACAGTCAGTTATGATCTCAGTGGCCGCGGTGACAGCGACCTTCAAAAGGCACCAACGGATATTCATCAGCACACCGATGACCTGATGCAGTTCCTCAATAAAACGGACTACAGCACATTCATCCTCATCGGTTATTCCATGGGTGGATATATCGCCCTGGAAGCTGCTGCAAAAATGAAGGGGATTGAAAAAGTCATCCTGCTCGACGGCGGAGGAGAAGCGGGTGAGAATACATCGAACCTTGTTCTTCCATCCCTTGGCAGACTGGATAAAAAATTTGAATCTGTTGATGCCTACAGGGAAATGATGCAGCAATCATATGGCGCCCTCGGTGTAGAGTGGTCCAGTATCATGGATAAGGTCATTGAACATGAAGTGGAAAACATAGATGGGACCGTCCAACATAAATCAGACTATTCATTGACGAAGCAGGATTTCGAGAGCTTCTATGAATTCCCGCATGCTGATGTATACAAAAACGTGAAAGCGCCGGTATTTCTGATTATCTGTACAGGAGCTATCAAGGACGGCATTCCACTTTTCAGTAAAGACGGATATGATAAAATGCTCTCCACTGTTCCTTCAATAAAATCCAGCACATATGATATCAACCATTATGAAATTGTCTTCAATGAACAAAATGATTTAAATCAAGAAATAGATGACTTTTTGAAAAAGGAGTGA